One window of the Enterobacter huaxiensis genome contains the following:
- a CDS encoding ABC transporter ATP-binding protein, with protein sequence MTDGLLVRDLHTGYRKKKIINGLTTPLLPRGKITALLGPNGSGKSTLLRALADLNPAEGALLLNGDDLMTLPPAKRAQKVVYLPQSLPQGVHLHALESVIVARRASGNTRTHNVEQEAYAILEKLGVAHLAMSFLDQLSGGQKQLIGLAQSLIRQPDLLLLDEPLSALDLNYQFHVMDIVARETQLRNIVTVVVIHDINIALRHANYAMMLKGGELISSGLPGEVVNSANLATVYGVDGRVEYCSRGLPHVVVDGLTP encoded by the coding sequence ATGACCGACGGCCTGCTCGTACGCGATCTCCACACCGGTTATCGCAAGAAGAAGATCATCAATGGCTTAACGACGCCGCTGCTGCCGCGCGGGAAAATTACCGCGCTGCTGGGGCCAAACGGTTCGGGAAAATCAACCCTGCTGCGCGCGCTTGCAGACCTCAATCCCGCCGAAGGGGCGCTGCTGCTCAATGGCGACGATTTAATGACGCTGCCGCCAGCAAAGCGCGCGCAAAAGGTGGTTTATCTGCCGCAGTCCCTGCCGCAGGGCGTGCATCTTCATGCCCTTGAGTCGGTCATTGTCGCCCGCAGGGCAAGCGGCAACACGCGCACGCATAACGTTGAACAGGAAGCGTATGCCATTCTCGAAAAGCTGGGCGTTGCCCATCTGGCAATGAGCTTCCTCGACCAGCTCTCCGGCGGTCAGAAACAGCTGATTGGGCTTGCGCAGTCGCTCATCCGCCAGCCGGACCTGCTGCTGCTGGACGAGCCCCTAAGCGCCCTCGATCTCAACTATCAGTTCCACGTGATGGATATCGTTGCTCGCGAGACGCAGCTGCGCAACATCGTCACCGTGGTGGTGATCCACGATATCAACATCGCCCTGCGCCATGCGAACTACGCCATGATGCTCAAAGGCGGAGAGCTGATTTCCAGCGGGCTGCCGGGAGAAGTGGTGAATTCCGCCAATCTGGCGACGGTGTACGGCGTGGATGGCCGGGTTGAATACTGTTCCCGTGGGCTACCGCACGTGGTGGTCGACGGGTTAACGCCATAA